The following proteins come from a genomic window of Meles meles chromosome 1, mMelMel3.1 paternal haplotype, whole genome shotgun sequence:
- the HTR1D gene encoding 5-hydroxytryptamine receptor 1D, with protein sequence MSPPNQSLEGLLREAANRSLNATETPEPWGPGTLRALKISLALLLSIITVATALSNAFVLTTIFLTKKLHTPANYLIGSLAMTDLLVSILVMPISIAYTTTRTWSFGQILCDIWLSSDITCCTASILHLCVIALDRYWAITDALEYSKRRTAGRAAAMIATVWVISICISIPPLFWRQAKAHEEMLDCLVNTSQISYTIYSTCGAFYIPSVLLIILYGRIYMAARNRILNPPSLYGKRFTTAQLITGSAGSSLCSLSPSLHEGHTHTAGSALFFNHVKIKLADSVLERKRISAARERKATKTLGIILGAFIICWLPFFVASLVLPICRDSCWLHPAVFDFFTWLGYLNSLINPIIYTVFNKEFRQAFQKIVHFRKTF encoded by the coding sequence ATGTCCCCGCCAAATCAGTCCCTGGAAGGCCTTCTCCGGGAGGCCGCCAATAGATCCCTGAATGCTACAGAAACCCCAGAGCCTTGGGGTCCAGGGACACTTCGGGCCCTCAAGATCTCCCTTGCTCTGCTCCTTTCCATCATCACAGTGGCCACAGCCCTCTCCAACGCCTTTGTTCTCACCACCATCTTCCTCACCAAGAAGCTCCATACCCCAGCCAACTATCTCATCGGCTCCCTGGCCATGACTGACCTCTTAGTCTCCATCCTGGTCATGCCCATCAGCATCGCCTACACCACCACTCGCACCTGGAGTTTTGGCCAAATCCTGTGTGACATCTGGCTGTCTTCCGACATCACGTGCTGCACGGCCTCCATCCTGCATCTCTGTGTCATTGCTCTGGACAGGTACTGGGCCATCACGGATGCCCTGGAGTACAGTAAACGCCGCACAGCGGGCCGGGCGGCCGCCATGATCGCCACTGTCTGGGTCATCTCCATCTGCATCTCCATCCCGCCACTCTTCTGGCGGCAGGCCAAAGCTCACGAAGAGATGTTGGACTGCCTGGTGAACACGTCTCAGATCTCCTACACCATCTACTCCACCTGTGGGGCCTTCTACATCCCATCTGTGCTGCTCATCATCCTCTATGGCCGCATCTACATGGCCGCCCGGAACCGCATCCTGAACCCGCCTTCGCTCTACGGGAAGCGCTTCACCACCGCCCAACTCATCACCGGCTCTGCGGGGTCCTCACTCTGCTCCCTCAGCCCCAGCCTCCACGAGGGGCACACCCACACAGCCGGCTCCGCTCTCTTCTTCAACCACGTGAAAATCAAGCTGGCTGATAGTGTCCTGGAGCGCAAGAGGATCTCCGCCGCTCGAGAAAGGAAAGCCACGAAGACGCTGGGGATCATCCTGGGGGCCTTTATCATCTGCTGGCTACCCTTCTTTGTTGCATCTCTGGTCCTCCCCATCTGCCGGGACTCCTGCTGGCTCCACCCAGCCGTCTTCGACTTCTTCACCTGGCTTGGCTATCTCAACTCCCTCATCAATCCCATAATATACACTGTGTTTAACAAGGAGTTTCGGCAAGCGTTTCAGAAAATTGTCCATTTCCGGAAAACCTTCTAG